Proteins encoded together in one Amblyomma americanum isolate KBUSLIRL-KWMA chromosome 1, ASM5285725v1, whole genome shotgun sequence window:
- the LOC144114273 gene encoding peptidyl-prolyl cis-trans isomerase B-like — MSKVICFIVLLTTLLGSVLCADPDKTITHKVNFDITIGDKDAGRVVIGLYGKVAPKTVRNFVAFAGEGHQGLKYEGTMFHRVIKGFMIQGGDVQKLEGRGSISIYGRYFDDETFALTHDGPGTLSMANAGKNTNGAQFFITTEATPWLDGHHVVFGKVIDGLDVVRKVENTETTRSDAPVEQVLIKRSSVDTLVPI; from the exons GCTGACCCGGACAAGACTATCACCCACAAAGTCAACTTTGACATCACCATCGGAGACAAGGATGCCGGTCGCGTTGTGATCGGCCTGTACGGGAAGGTGGCACCCAAGACCGTCCGCAATTTCGTCGCTTTCGCCGGAGAGGGCCACCAGGGTCTCAAGTACGAAGGCACCATGTTCCACAGGGTCATCAAGGGCTTCATGATTCAGG GCGGTGACGTGCAGAAACTGGAAGGCCGCGGATCTATCAGCATCTACGGCCGGTACTTCGACGACGAAACTTTCGCTCTCACCCACGACGGTCCTGGCACGCTCAGCATGGCTAATGCCG GCAAGAACACGAACGGCGCGCAGTTCTTCATCACAACCGAGGCGACCCCGTGGCTGGACGGCCACCACGTGGTCTTCGGCAAGGTCATCGACGGCCTGGACGTGGTGCGCAAGGTGGAGAACACCGAGACCACCCGCTCGGACGCACCTGTCGAGCAGGTGCTCATCAAGCGCTCCTCGGTCGACACCCTGGTGCCCATCTGA